Proteins encoded together in one Telopea speciosissima isolate NSW1024214 ecotype Mountain lineage chromosome 6, Tspe_v1, whole genome shotgun sequence window:
- the LOC122665412 gene encoding uncharacterized protein LOC122665412 produces MEKFKKLHPPSFSKVKSDSLQPKRWISALKKAFEVLECTNAQKLICVGYQLQNEAAAWWKSARPNLEATHPDPTCDQFNKVFLKNYFLESLKDRKEAEFSVFTQGSKTVLEYQQRFEDLLHFAPDHLRNEASKTKKFEKGLKPKIRAMLSIMEIETYARMVDKAKTVEDRLKDKSTALQGLARRPSNFQNFNWPNKTFKSPGSPSPLQYRRPEVGQNLQPYHSAYNQSNQYVRPASSRATTSVQTPHSATSQASQASSQSARSVPPSQSTDPSRCFECGKSGHWAKDYIRRRNNIPSRFQSSGRPYLYQDGRTQGKVYVLTNEEAEADLEVMTGIFSKEPSNQA; encoded by the coding sequence atggagaagttcaagaaACTCCACCCTCCGTCTTTCTCTAAGGTCAAATCAGATTCACTACAACCTAAgaggtggattagtgccctgaAGAAGGCTTTTGAAGTGCTAGAATGTACCAACGCCCAAAAACTGATATGCGTTGGGTaccagttgcaaaatgaagccgCGGCATGGTGGAAATCAGCTCGGCCAAATCTCGAGGCAACTCATCCCGACCCAACATGTGATCAGTTCAACAAGGTATTTTTGAAGAATTACTTCCTAGAGAGCCTCaaagatagaaaggaagcagagtTCTCAGTCTTTACACAAGGATCAAAGACAGTACTGGAATACCAacagcggtttgaagacctgcTCCATTTCGCACCAGATCACCTGAGGAATGAGGCAAGTAAGaccaagaagtttgagaaaggacttaaACCTAAAATTAGGGCtatgttgtcaatcatggagaTTGAAACCTATGCTCGAATGGTTGATAAGGCTAAGACTGTTGAAGACAGACTGAAGGATAAGTCGACTGCATTGCAAGGATTAGCTAGGAGGCCTAGCAATTTCCAGAATTTCAACTGGCCTAATAAGACCTTTAAGAGTCCTGGCAGCCCCAGTCCACTACAATACCGGCGGCCAGAGGTGGGTCAAAACTTGCAACCATACCATTCGGCCTATAATCAATCAAATCAGTATGTTCGTCCGGCTTCTAGTCGAGCTACAACTTCTGTTCAGACTCCGCATTCGGCGACAAGCCAAGCAAGTCAAGCTTCTTCTCAATCTGCCCGCTCTGTGCCTCCTTCCCAATCTACCGACCCCAGCCGATGTTTTGAATGTGGTAAATCTGGTCATTGGGCAAAGGACTATATACGTCGGAGAAACAACATACCATCAAGATTCCAATCATCTGGCCGGCCCTATCTGTACCAAGACGGTCGGACTCAAGGAAAGGTATACGTGCTGACCAATGAGGAAGCAGAGGCGGATCTGGAAGTAATGACAGGTATTTTTTCAAAAGAACCGTCAAATCAAGCATAG